One segment of Marinobacter sediminum DNA contains the following:
- a CDS encoding LuxR C-terminal-related transcriptional regulator: MKPFNDGCAANDEFQSANSGLQRGELVRDLLRQRVQVPVIPSDSLERPQLNQRIAEGLLPRGALFVEAPGGYGKSHAVNAGLHSAGFAPETLRWVSLNARDNSPSRFLTLIGIALDLPEASENSLQGGATFSDALAMMLVALGRQRNPVCRVLILDNLQNLSNPAVVALLQQLVTEVPDKMSVVLISRKVLPFETHGLELENRFNRLGSDKLEFSRSEMFGYFRQALESRQLTSVAVDNLYGITEGWATPLALYRRELIRDSERKPVQETASVERFLKDSVLGGLTPAQRQSLRAMAELELFSDELFADLEPLIPDAGFAPSQALDLGLPLKVIPGRGRWYRFNPLLQEWLKAPVMAGYNERMLRASWWFGARDQFPEALKCALLAGDAEEVIRIASEGSEALLLGQDTASLLRLRKSLPSRVLERSARLRIVYSWVHAIGGQFRQAKALIDGLTEPDQREHAARIQALKAFILRGEGSVGDALVMADKALSGGELSTQGQLVTQMVRSSALCAAGRFNGAREANRAAARLAREAGDSGSEALAVYAHARIELGKGALKHAEQLLRTGLDTAMQELARPARIGETRLQLNLVLVLWHQGRHAEADRLLVRCGRHAEQTRDLGLLLAMTVRVLMCRVSGRIEEAFVWIGRAERTMHAWQVDESLFVPVLEALKASCWLAQNQVDSAAQAVMKLEPYRRAGCVPELFPMMPGLLDCMQVRVDLARGEYIRARETLQESRQRYDEAIPWGVELHMRLLEALLIQEEKGATVAQKILASVVAEASREHFISPFAELRNELQSLVEKGFYQLPESAFREALGRLYEVEPVAEGIGSLAEPISDREHGVLELIAKGLSNQEIADKLHISLHTVKTHARRINAKLEVRSRTQAIVRARELGLL, from the coding sequence GTGAAACCATTCAATGATGGCTGTGCAGCCAATGATGAGTTCCAGTCAGCGAACAGTGGTCTTCAACGAGGTGAGTTGGTCAGGGACCTGCTCAGGCAAAGGGTCCAGGTTCCCGTTATCCCCTCTGATTCCCTGGAACGACCTCAGCTGAACCAGCGTATTGCCGAAGGGTTGCTTCCCCGGGGGGCGTTATTTGTCGAAGCCCCCGGCGGTTACGGAAAATCCCACGCTGTGAATGCAGGTCTGCACTCCGCCGGCTTCGCCCCGGAAACCCTCCGCTGGGTATCTCTTAACGCTCGAGACAATTCGCCTTCCCGGTTTCTGACTTTGATTGGCATTGCTTTAGATCTGCCTGAAGCTTCCGAGAACAGTCTCCAGGGGGGGGCAACCTTTTCCGATGCCCTGGCGATGATGCTGGTTGCGCTGGGCCGCCAGCGTAACCCGGTATGTCGGGTTCTCATTCTGGACAACCTGCAAAACCTGAGTAACCCTGCTGTTGTAGCGCTCCTGCAACAACTGGTGACTGAAGTCCCTGACAAGATGTCTGTGGTGTTGATTTCCCGAAAGGTTCTCCCGTTTGAAACGCACGGACTGGAGTTGGAAAATCGGTTCAATCGCCTTGGAAGCGATAAGCTCGAGTTCAGCCGGTCGGAGATGTTTGGCTATTTCCGGCAGGCACTTGAGAGTAGGCAGTTAACCAGCGTTGCAGTTGATAACCTCTATGGCATTACGGAAGGCTGGGCCACGCCGCTGGCTCTCTATCGTCGTGAACTAATACGCGACAGCGAGCGGAAGCCGGTGCAGGAAACGGCAAGTGTTGAGCGTTTTCTGAAAGATTCCGTGCTGGGGGGGCTGACACCGGCTCAGAGGCAATCACTGCGTGCCATGGCTGAGCTGGAGTTATTCTCAGACGAACTGTTTGCAGATCTGGAGCCTTTGATTCCGGACGCCGGCTTTGCCCCTTCACAAGCGCTGGACCTGGGCCTGCCTCTCAAAGTCATACCGGGAAGGGGGCGTTGGTACCGGTTTAATCCCTTGCTTCAGGAGTGGCTGAAGGCTCCGGTGATGGCCGGTTATAACGAGCGTATGTTGCGGGCGAGCTGGTGGTTCGGAGCACGTGATCAATTCCCGGAGGCGTTGAAGTGCGCTCTGTTGGCCGGTGATGCAGAAGAAGTCATTCGTATTGCTTCGGAGGGCTCGGAGGCATTGCTCCTGGGTCAGGACACCGCGTCTCTGCTTCGTTTGCGTAAGAGTCTGCCATCGCGGGTCTTGGAGCGGAGCGCACGATTGCGAATCGTGTATAGCTGGGTGCACGCAATCGGAGGTCAGTTCCGGCAGGCCAAGGCTTTGATTGATGGCCTTACTGAGCCGGATCAGCGCGAACATGCCGCCAGGATACAGGCTCTGAAGGCGTTTATCCTCAGGGGCGAGGGCAGTGTCGGGGACGCGCTGGTTATGGCCGACAAGGCTTTGTCAGGAGGAGAGCTTTCTACCCAGGGACAGCTGGTTACCCAGATGGTGCGCTCGAGTGCCCTGTGTGCGGCGGGCCGCTTTAATGGAGCCCGGGAAGCGAATCGTGCGGCGGCTCGGCTTGCCCGGGAAGCGGGAGATTCCGGCTCGGAAGCTCTGGCGGTTTATGCCCACGCTCGGATTGAGCTTGGTAAGGGTGCTTTGAAGCATGCGGAACAGCTTCTTCGCACCGGGCTGGACACGGCCATGCAGGAGTTGGCAAGGCCGGCCCGGATTGGGGAGACTCGCCTGCAGTTGAACCTGGTTCTGGTGCTCTGGCACCAGGGGCGACATGCCGAGGCTGACCGGTTACTGGTGCGTTGTGGGCGCCACGCAGAGCAGACCCGGGATCTTGGTCTGTTGCTGGCAATGACCGTTCGTGTGTTGATGTGTCGTGTATCCGGTCGAATTGAGGAAGCGTTTGTCTGGATCGGGCGAGCCGAACGAACCATGCATGCCTGGCAAGTGGATGAATCACTGTTTGTGCCGGTTCTTGAGGCCCTCAAGGCCAGCTGCTGGCTGGCGCAAAATCAGGTAGACAGTGCCGCTCAGGCGGTGATGAAGCTGGAGCCCTATCGCCGGGCCGGCTGTGTGCCAGAGCTCTTTCCGATGATGCCCGGGCTGCTCGATTGCATGCAGGTTCGGGTTGATCTGGCCCGGGGTGAATACATTCGGGCTCGCGAAACGCTGCAGGAGAGCCGTCAACGTTATGATGAGGCCATACCCTGGGGTGTAGAACTGCACATGCGCCTGTTAGAAGCCCTACTGATTCAGGAAGAGAAAGGCGCAACGGTGGCTCAGAAAATTCTGGCGTCGGTTGTGGCCGAGGCATCCCGGGAGCATTTTATCAGCCCCTTTGCAGAGCTCAGGAACGAGCTGCAGAGTCTGGTTGAGAAGGGGTTCTATCAGCTCCCCGAGAGTGCATTCAGAGAGGCCCTCGGCCGTCTTTACGAGGTAGAGCCAGTGGCTGAGGGGATTGGTTCTCTGGCGGAGCCGATCAGCGACCGTGAGCACGGCGTGTTGGAACTGATCGCAAAGGGGCTTTCAAATCAGGAAATTGCCGACAAGCTGCACATCTCACTGCATACCGTAAAAACCCATGCACGCCGCATCAATGCCAAGCTGGAAGTGAGGTCGCGTACCCAGGCAATCGTCCGGGCACGGGAGCTAGGGTTGCTCTAA
- a CDS encoding glucosaminidase domain-containing protein, producing the protein MSSGKRALLLIVPLIAFAVGGGFYVPPGSMTGGAGGEPALSSLPSLPNWADDDLPDFSQFRDTTEKKAAFFSFLYPRIVLANSRILIERDYLDSLANQSSLAEKEKKWLTAQANRLRIDEKIGSPEFFDLLHKRLDIIPPSLILAQSANESAWGTSRFATRGNNLFGQWCFSKGCGLVPRSRVEGADHEVAKFSSPYRSVRAYIQNLNSHPTYQSLRDIRLKDRRAGDPLSGLDLARGLLGYSERGQDYIEEIRAMIHYNNLEFYDDDFRSVIKDLSPSLLEQLASADREATLLPGQSSSTPPAEG; encoded by the coding sequence ATGTCTTCAGGTAAACGTGCGCTGTTGTTGATTGTTCCATTGATCGCATTCGCGGTCGGCGGCGGATTTTACGTTCCTCCGGGCAGCATGACTGGAGGGGCTGGCGGCGAGCCGGCGCTCTCGTCCCTACCGTCATTACCAAACTGGGCTGACGATGACCTTCCTGATTTTTCCCAGTTTCGGGACACCACTGAGAAAAAGGCGGCGTTTTTCTCATTCCTTTATCCTCGTATCGTACTGGCAAACTCCCGCATCCTGATTGAACGGGACTATCTCGACAGTCTGGCAAACCAGTCCAGCCTGGCCGAGAAGGAAAAAAAGTGGCTTACCGCCCAGGCCAACCGTCTGAGGATTGACGAGAAAATCGGAAGCCCGGAGTTCTTCGACCTGCTTCACAAACGCCTGGATATCATCCCTCCTTCTCTGATTCTGGCGCAGTCAGCAAACGAGTCCGCCTGGGGCACATCCAGATTTGCCACCAGAGGCAACAATCTGTTTGGCCAGTGGTGCTTCTCAAAAGGCTGTGGCCTTGTTCCTCGCAGCCGTGTGGAAGGGGCAGATCACGAGGTTGCAAAGTTCTCATCGCCCTATCGCTCAGTGAGGGCGTATATACAGAACCTGAACAGCCATCCTACCTATCAGTCCCTGCGTGATATTCGTTTGAAAGACCGGCGGGCAGGCGATCCGCTATCGGGACTGGATCTGGCCAGAGGGCTGCTCGGCTACTCAGAGCGCGGTCAAGACTACATAGAAGAAATAAGGGCGATGATCCATTACAACAACCTGGAATTTTACGATGACGATTTCAGGAGTGTCATCAAGGATTTAAGCCCCTCCCTGCTTGAGCAGCTGGCGTCCGCGGATCGAGAAGCCACGCTTTTGCCAGGCCAAAGCTCCTCCACGCCCCCTGCCGAAGGCTGA
- the tsaA gene encoding tRNA (N6-threonylcarbamoyladenosine(37)-N6)-methyltransferase TrmO, with translation MPRHPSRPAADALTLTPIAYTRSCFRDKFGVPRQPGLTRYARADLIIEPPFNREDAFRGLETASHLWLTFQFHEAVRAEWRPVVRPPRLGGNTKIGVFASRSPFRPNSLGLSVVRNEGLVHKDGTLVLQISDHDLIDGTPILDIKPYLPFADSVPQATLGWADSPPTDRLSVVFLPEAEDQLGNLSPADYPDLRLLIEDVVSFDPRPSFRRGREEDRIYGAHLYDLNVRFRFVNEHSQKRVEVLTVC, from the coding sequence ATGCCCAGACATCCATCACGCCCCGCAGCCGATGCGCTCACCTTAACGCCCATTGCCTATACGCGTTCCTGCTTCAGGGACAAGTTTGGTGTGCCGCGCCAACCCGGCCTTACGCGCTATGCCCGGGCCGATCTGATTATTGAGCCTCCGTTTAATCGTGAGGACGCTTTCCGGGGCCTGGAGACCGCCAGTCACCTGTGGCTGACCTTTCAGTTCCATGAGGCAGTACGCGCCGAGTGGCGACCTGTGGTTCGCCCGCCCCGGCTCGGGGGAAACACGAAAATTGGTGTCTTTGCCAGTCGCTCACCCTTTCGCCCAAACAGCCTGGGGCTGTCCGTCGTTCGCAACGAGGGTCTGGTGCACAAAGACGGCACACTGGTGCTGCAAATCAGCGATCATGATCTGATTGATGGTACGCCGATCCTGGACATCAAACCCTACCTGCCGTTTGCCGACTCGGTACCGCAGGCCACACTCGGCTGGGCAGATTCACCACCGACAGACCGGCTGTCTGTGGTATTTCTCCCCGAAGCGGAAGATCAACTCGGAAATCTGTCACCTGCGGACTATCCAGACCTTCGGTTATTGATCGAGGATGTGGTCAGCTTTGATCCGCGCCCCTCCTTCAGGCGAGGCCGCGAGGAAGATCGCATCTATGGCGCCCATCTTTACGACCTCAACGTACGCTTCCGATTCGTGAATGAGCATTCACAGAAACGTGTCGAAGTCCTAACTGTCTGTTAA
- the yacG gene encoding DNA gyrase inhibitor YacG gives MNVECPTCKKSVEWTEANSYRPFCSERCKLIDLGAWANEEYRVPAENASPEDLDQGGETTQH, from the coding sequence ATGAACGTCGAATGCCCAACCTGCAAAAAATCCGTTGAATGGACAGAAGCCAACTCTTACCGTCCGTTCTGCTCCGAACGATGCAAACTGATTGACCTTGGCGCATGGGCCAATGAAGAGTACCGTGTGCCAGCTGAAAATGCGTCACCGGAAGATCTTGACCAGGGCGGCGAAACCACGCAGCACTGA
- a CDS encoding response regulator: protein MGIRPLAARILAYVLLFSLVLSLVVTGVQMIGEFERRKNDLESTQSKAAELISGSMSNNIRLMNLSEVENSLEDMKVVPAIQYARVITSTGDEFTTGHYPEGRVISQTFPLVFDRSGASNSEKVGTLTLTSSVDQVYDELKNRALLNLLFQSIMVMLGTLGLLIIVRLTLCRHLETMADYAARLNLDALVDPLKLKRKTPRTPDELSELEQALNKMRLQILEDTQSLRKTTIQSQDERDEAVRANHAKNQFLANVSHELRTPLQSVLGYANLLTDTPLDQDQREYVHTLLSASEGLSAIINDLLDISSMEAGKLVLDNIPFDLRETLNDLVHMLGTRAREKGLALELRIDENLPWAINGDPVRIRQILLNLTSNAIKFTDSGHVLISIEMLGRRDDKARLRLAVEDTGVGINPEDIPLVYEPYVQLGQHFQRQLPGAGLGLTICRQLVSLMEGSLELESRPGDGSTFWIELTLPIAPESSTHIRPDTRMVKNKRILVVDSYELSRKITLEMLSRHEVHIEAVRSAGEALTTLRQAFDSQQPFDAIILDGFVPDMDSDLLCRQIRDNPSWSGMRLLILSSNPQRGDAEHFRQAGADAFLSKSLRESCLTLILNHLFADAAKNERHFLTRFSLQAVSDTSQRRELPCGRMKVLLVEDNPVNRTLTRRLLEKLGCDVMTANDGEAAASLWQWHPYDLIFMDCVMPRVDGFEATRRLREWEKAHNREPVPVVALTASAMEEDEEKCRHAGMDSFVAKPVNIEMLRAVLEQYCKASAPS from the coding sequence ATGGGAATACGGCCACTGGCTGCCAGAATACTGGCGTATGTTCTACTATTCAGTCTTGTGCTATCCCTGGTCGTCACCGGTGTTCAGATGATCGGTGAGTTCGAGCGTCGGAAAAATGATCTTGAGAGTACCCAGTCAAAAGCTGCCGAACTCATCTCAGGGAGCATGAGTAACAACATCCGGCTGATGAACCTGAGCGAGGTGGAGAACAGCCTTGAGGACATGAAGGTCGTCCCCGCCATTCAATACGCGCGGGTCATCACATCGACGGGAGATGAGTTCACAACGGGCCACTACCCTGAAGGCCGGGTCATATCCCAAACCTTTCCTCTGGTTTTTGACCGTTCCGGTGCCAGCAATTCGGAGAAGGTGGGCACGCTTACCCTGACTTCCTCCGTCGACCAGGTTTATGACGAACTGAAAAACCGCGCCCTGCTGAACCTCCTTTTCCAGTCTATCATGGTTATGCTCGGTACCCTTGGACTACTGATCATCGTGCGTCTGACCCTTTGCCGGCACCTGGAAACCATGGCGGATTACGCCGCCCGGCTGAATCTTGATGCCCTCGTGGATCCTCTAAAGCTCAAACGCAAAACACCGAGGACTCCGGATGAGTTAAGCGAACTGGAGCAGGCCCTGAACAAAATGCGGCTGCAGATTCTCGAGGACACTCAGTCTCTCCGCAAGACGACCATTCAGTCCCAGGACGAACGCGATGAAGCGGTTCGCGCCAACCACGCCAAGAACCAGTTTCTCGCGAACGTGAGTCATGAGCTTCGCACTCCCCTGCAGTCGGTTTTGGGCTACGCGAATCTTTTAACCGATACACCACTGGATCAGGATCAGCGAGAGTATGTTCACACGCTCCTCAGCGCCTCGGAGGGCCTCTCGGCGATCATCAATGACCTACTGGACATTTCCAGCATGGAAGCCGGCAAGCTGGTGCTCGACAACATTCCGTTTGATCTTCGCGAAACCCTGAACGACCTCGTTCATATGCTCGGTACACGTGCCCGGGAAAAGGGGCTGGCACTGGAACTCCGCATTGATGAAAACCTGCCCTGGGCAATCAATGGTGACCCGGTCCGCATTCGCCAGATCCTCCTGAATCTCACCTCAAATGCGATCAAGTTTACCGATTCCGGCCATGTACTGATCAGCATTGAGATGCTGGGGCGCCGCGATGACAAAGCGCGACTTCGTCTCGCGGTAGAAGATACCGGCGTCGGCATTAACCCGGAAGATATTCCGCTCGTTTACGAACCCTACGTTCAACTCGGTCAACACTTCCAGCGCCAGCTTCCAGGTGCGGGCCTCGGGCTGACCATTTGCCGACAACTGGTCAGCCTGATGGAAGGCTCTCTGGAACTGGAAAGTCGCCCCGGCGACGGTTCTACCTTCTGGATCGAGCTGACGCTGCCGATCGCTCCCGAAAGTTCGACCCACATACGCCCCGATACCAGAATGGTCAAAAACAAACGCATTCTGGTGGTGGATTCCTACGAACTGTCGCGCAAGATCACGCTGGAAATGCTATCCCGGCACGAAGTCCACATCGAAGCGGTCAGGTCCGCGGGCGAAGCTCTGACGACTCTCCGCCAGGCATTCGATAGCCAGCAACCTTTTGACGCAATCATCCTGGACGGTTTTGTACCAGACATGGACAGTGATCTTCTCTGTCGCCAGATCCGCGACAATCCGTCATGGTCCGGGATGCGGCTGCTCATTCTGTCTTCCAATCCGCAACGCGGCGATGCCGAGCACTTTCGACAGGCCGGCGCCGATGCATTTCTGAGCAAATCCCTTCGGGAATCCTGTCTGACACTGATCCTCAACCATTTGTTTGCGGACGCCGCCAAAAACGAACGGCACTTTCTCACCCGTTTCTCTCTGCAGGCTGTCAGCGATACCTCGCAGCGCCGTGAATTACCCTGCGGCCGCATGAAGGTTCTGCTGGTTGAAGACAATCCGGTTAACCGAACGCTCACCCGGCGCCTTCTCGAAAAGCTGGGCTGTGATGTAATGACTGCGAATGACGGCGAAGCGGCTGCCAGTCTGTGGCAGTGGCATCCGTATGATCTTATCTTCATGGATTGCGTGATGCCCCGCGTAGACGGGTTCGAAGCAACTCGCAGGCTCAGGGAGTGGGAAAAAGCCCACAATCGTGAACCGGTACCGGTTGTGGCGCTGACCGCCAGTGCCATGGAGGAGGACGAGGAAAAATGCCGTCATGCAGGGATGGATTCGTTCGTTGCCAAGCCTGTCAATATTGAAATGCTGCGTGCAGTACTGGAACAATACTGTAAAGCGTCCGCCCCCTCCTGA
- a CDS encoding YfaZ family outer membrane protein, translating into MKASRISLMIFSLAAAPAFAGDVDLSLTNDSVKGQVNFFGTNNDIQLGTGYTYREGGLDILNADFHAQGRTAIGNLPTTAGIGMRGIAWDADQVDGGAIALGGFATVNIPNVPGLSFTGGLHYAPSILSFGDSDDLTSLELRGSYRVIRNAELFAGYRYLNTDLDRPFRGDVDLDEGIMAGMKIFF; encoded by the coding sequence ATGAAAGCGTCCCGTATTTCTTTGATGATTTTCTCTCTGGCTGCCGCTCCGGCGTTCGCTGGTGATGTGGATCTTAGCCTGACCAATGATTCCGTAAAGGGTCAGGTCAACTTCTTTGGCACCAACAACGATATTCAGCTCGGCACTGGTTATACCTACCGTGAGGGTGGCCTGGATATCCTTAATGCCGATTTTCATGCCCAGGGCCGCACCGCCATCGGCAACCTGCCCACCACCGCCGGCATTGGCATGCGTGGCATCGCCTGGGATGCGGACCAGGTTGATGGCGGCGCCATCGCGCTGGGGGGATTTGCGACGGTAAACATCCCGAATGTTCCCGGCCTTTCCTTCACGGGCGGCCTGCACTACGCGCCCAGCATCCTGTCGTTCGGCGATTCGGATGACCTGACCAGCCTTGAGCTGCGTGGCAGCTACCGGGTTATCCGGAACGCGGAATTGTTTGCTGGCTACCGTTACCTGAACACGGATCTGGATCGTCCATTCCGAGGCGATGTGGATCTTGATGAGGGCATTATGGCAGGCATGAAGATCTTCTTCTGA
- the coaE gene encoding dephospho-CoA kinase (Dephospho-CoA kinase (CoaE) performs the final step in coenzyme A biosynthesis.) translates to MAIVGLTGGIGSGKSTVVRLFGDLGVHWVDADDVAREVVEPGTPALRTIADHFGQAILTTGGALDRARLRQIVFEDPQERAWLEALLHPIIRDELIRQLNPEQNRLPYVLLVSPLLLETDQHQLVDRIVVIDVPVDTQIERTMARDTNSRDQVERIIAAQMPREQRLAKADDVIDNNRPPEEVERNVRELHERFVVDFG, encoded by the coding sequence ATGGCGATAGTTGGTCTGACAGGTGGTATAGGCTCAGGCAAATCTACGGTTGTTCGCCTGTTTGGCGACCTCGGCGTCCATTGGGTTGACGCGGACGATGTTGCCCGAGAGGTTGTTGAACCGGGCACTCCCGCCCTGAGAACCATTGCAGACCATTTCGGGCAGGCGATCCTGACGACCGGGGGCGCTCTTGATCGCGCCCGCCTGCGCCAGATTGTTTTCGAGGATCCGCAGGAGCGTGCATGGCTTGAGGCCTTGTTGCACCCGATTATCCGGGACGAACTGATCCGTCAGCTGAACCCGGAGCAAAACCGCCTTCCCTATGTGTTGCTGGTGTCGCCTCTGTTGCTGGAAACCGATCAGCATCAACTGGTTGACCGCATTGTTGTGATTGACGTGCCCGTTGATACCCAGATTGAACGCACCATGGCGCGCGACACCAACTCCCGGGACCAGGTAGAGCGCATCATTGCCGCCCAGATGCCGCGGGAACAACGCCTCGCCAAAGCGGACGATGTTATTGATAACAACCGCCCGCCCGAAGAAGTGGAGCGCAACGTCCGTGAGCTGCACGAAAGATTTGTGGTGGATTTTGGCTAA
- a CDS encoding prepilin peptidase — translation MLTLDTFLATPWLLYLSVTLVSLCIGSFLNVVILRLPKMMHQDWRCQCEEFLELPEQQRKQEKHITLSKPASTCPSCGHSIRAWENIPVVSYLILGGKCSSCKTRISPRYPIIEAVTALFSVITVILLGPSEAALWALLLVWSLVALTVIDFDTQLLPDNVTLPLMWLGLVLNYFGVLTNFTSAFWGAVAGYLSLWSVYWLFKLVTGKEGMGHGDFKLLAALGAWLGWQLLPAVILLSSVVGAVVGISLMIFKKHGREVPIPFGPYLAAAGLLCLWFGPEIQRFWFGFLGV, via the coding sequence ATGCTTACTCTTGACACCTTTTTGGCCACACCGTGGCTGCTGTACCTGTCTGTCACTCTTGTTTCCCTCTGCATCGGTAGCTTTCTCAACGTCGTTATCCTTCGTCTGCCAAAAATGATGCATCAGGACTGGCGCTGCCAGTGCGAAGAGTTTCTGGAGCTTCCTGAACAGCAACGCAAGCAGGAAAAACACATTACGCTCTCCAAACCGGCCTCGACCTGCCCCTCCTGTGGCCATAGCATTCGGGCCTGGGAAAACATTCCTGTGGTGAGCTACCTGATCCTTGGCGGCAAGTGCTCTTCGTGTAAAACACGAATCTCACCCCGATATCCGATCATCGAGGCCGTAACCGCTCTCTTTTCCGTCATTACGGTTATACTGCTGGGCCCAAGCGAAGCGGCACTCTGGGCGCTGCTGCTGGTTTGGTCTCTGGTTGCCTTGACGGTTATTGATTTCGACACCCAGTTGTTGCCGGACAACGTCACCCTGCCACTTATGTGGCTTGGTCTTGTGCTGAACTATTTCGGAGTGCTGACCAACTTCACCAGTGCCTTCTGGGGCGCGGTGGCCGGGTACCTGTCCCTGTGGTCGGTGTACTGGCTGTTCAAGCTGGTCACTGGCAAGGAAGGCATGGGCCATGGCGATTTCAAGTTGCTTGCAGCGCTTGGTGCCTGGCTGGGCTGGCAGTTGTTGCCGGCGGTTATTCTGCTGTCTTCGGTTGTTGGCGCCGTGGTTGGCATCAGTCTCATGATCTTCAAGAAACACGGTCGGGAAGTTCCGATCCCGTTCGGCCCTTATCTGGCTGCCGCGGGTCTGCTGTGTCTCTGGTTTGGTCCTGAAATTCAGCGTTTCTGGTTCGGTTTTCTGGGTGTTTGA
- a CDS encoding acyltransferase, with translation MLHFLPAPLKGTLAAALILLNTLILFPVLLVFAIIKLILPVSFVRKGCTVILNRIAWIWIGFNNLLMDGLHRVEWDVRGVEDLDRKHWYFVTCNHQSWADIPAIQYVLNNRIPLLKFFLKKELIWVPLMGIAWWALDFPFMHRHTKEQIARRHELKGKDIAATQAACEKFRYTPVTIFNFMEGTRYTPAKHKSQASPYKHLLKPRAGGTAFVLGAMGEMIHTMLDVTIVYPGGRGGFWNYLCGRIGRIIVDVRVREIPSRFLGMDYENNREIRSDFQRWITEIWAEKDARIEELKQT, from the coding sequence ATGTTGCACTTTCTACCCGCGCCGCTGAAAGGAACTCTGGCGGCAGCGCTTATTCTTCTGAACACGCTGATCCTGTTTCCCGTCCTGCTGGTGTTCGCCATCATCAAACTGATCCTGCCGGTGTCTTTTGTTCGCAAGGGCTGCACCGTCATTCTGAACCGGATTGCGTGGATCTGGATCGGCTTTAACAATTTGCTGATGGACGGTCTGCACAGGGTTGAGTGGGATGTTCGTGGTGTGGAGGACCTGGATCGGAAACACTGGTATTTCGTCACCTGCAACCACCAGAGCTGGGCTGACATTCCCGCAATTCAGTATGTCCTGAACAATCGAATTCCGTTGCTGAAGTTTTTCCTGAAAAAGGAACTGATCTGGGTTCCGCTAATGGGTATCGCCTGGTGGGCTCTGGACTTCCCGTTCATGCACAGGCACACGAAGGAACAGATCGCCCGGCGCCATGAACTGAAGGGAAAGGACATAGCGGCTACCCAGGCTGCCTGCGAGAAATTCCGGTACACGCCCGTTACCATTTTCAATTTCATGGAGGGTACCCGCTATACGCCCGCGAAACATAAATCCCAGGCTTCGCCCTATAAGCACTTGCTAAAGCCTCGTGCCGGGGGAACCGCGTTCGTGTTAGGGGCAATGGGGGAAATGATTCATACCATGCTGGATGTAACCATTGTTTATCCGGGTGGCCGGGGAGGGTTCTGGAACTACCTGTGTGGACGGATCGGCCGCATTATCGTTGATGTCCGAGTGCGGGAAATTCCGTCACGATTCTTAGGGATGGATTACGAAAATAATCGCGAAATCCGGTCCGATTTCCAGCGTTGGATCACCGAAATCTGGGCCGAAAAGGATGCCCGGATCGAAGAACTCAAACAGACTTAG